A DNA window from uncultured Methanoregula sp. contains the following coding sequences:
- a CDS encoding ammonium transporter yields the protein MAIDSGATAWILASTALVMIMTPGVGLFYGGLVRKKNFINMITLSFVAFALVSIQWVLFGYSLAFSNDPTSSFNGFIGNLQYLGLNNVGMDPGPYSSVIPGLLYMVFQLVFATVTMAIVTSGFAERIKFSSYLIFALLWTTIVYDPLAHWVWGGGWTSQFGAVDFAGGTVVHISSGFAALALAIVIGKRVGYGKYAMEPANIPWSILGAALLWFGWFGFNAGSAVAANGLASVAFVTTNTAAAAGALAWMLVSWAHGGKPSSLGFVSGAVAGLVAITPAAGYVTPMASIIIGAVGGILCYSIMLWRQKKGVDESLDAWAVHGMGGLWGALATGIFAVASINGISGLIEGNTHQFIAQVVGAGAAVIYAFVVTYVLAVIIDKTIGLRVSEEEEYVGLDISQHAERC from the coding sequence ATGGCAATTGATTCAGGAGCAACAGCATGGATCCTCGCCTCAACGGCGCTCGTCATGATCATGACGCCGGGCGTTGGTCTTTTCTACGGGGGTCTTGTCCGGAAGAAAAACTTCATCAACATGATCACCCTTTCGTTCGTTGCCTTTGCACTCGTCAGCATCCAGTGGGTGCTCTTCGGGTACTCGCTGGCATTCAGCAATGATCCCACCAGTTCGTTCAACGGGTTCATCGGCAACTTACAATATCTCGGATTGAATAACGTGGGCATGGACCCGGGGCCGTACAGTTCGGTAATACCAGGTCTTCTGTACATGGTCTTCCAGCTTGTCTTCGCAACAGTGACCATGGCTATCGTAACCTCGGGATTTGCAGAACGCATCAAGTTCAGCTCGTATCTGATCTTTGCCCTGCTCTGGACAACGATAGTCTATGATCCACTTGCCCACTGGGTGTGGGGCGGTGGCTGGACATCCCAGTTCGGCGCAGTGGACTTTGCAGGAGGCACGGTCGTCCACATCAGTTCGGGTTTTGCAGCGCTTGCGCTTGCGATTGTGATCGGCAAACGTGTCGGATATGGCAAGTACGCCATGGAGCCGGCCAATATCCCGTGGTCGATCCTCGGTGCAGCCCTGCTCTGGTTTGGCTGGTTCGGGTTCAACGCGGGTAGCGCAGTTGCGGCAAATGGCCTTGCATCGGTTGCGTTTGTTACAACCAACACGGCAGCTGCAGCAGGTGCCCTTGCCTGGATGCTCGTGAGCTGGGCTCATGGTGGCAAGCCAAGTTCGCTCGGGTTTGTCAGCGGTGCAGTAGCCGGTCTTGTTGCGATAACTCCGGCAGCCGGTTACGTGACACCGATGGCATCGATCATTATCGGGGCTGTTGGCGGCATTCTGTGCTACAGCATCATGCTCTGGCGCCAGAAGAAAGGTGTTGACGAAAGCCTCGATGCCTGGGCAGTGCACGGCATGGGCGGCCTCTGGGGCGCCCTTGCAACCGGTATCTTTGCTGTCGCATCCATCAATGGCATCTCGGGCCTGATTGAGGGTAACACGCACCAGTTCATTGCACAGGTGGTAGGCGCTGGCGCAGCAGTCATCTACGCATTCGTAGTCACCTATGTACTCGCGGTTATCATCGACAAAACGATCGGGCTGCGCGTATCGGAAGAGGAAGAATATGTCGGACTCGACATATCGCAGCATGCGGAACGGTGCTGA
- a CDS encoding DUF2178 domain-containing protein, whose protein sequence is MKKNTFYLLIGCISLILLAVFWYSVEIHNPFIIEAAFIIAVALAYLIRRRVVDMSEDERSAKITEQAVLRTFQIFWVGFCAISILAVMELLYVPEFSKERFIGRSMGLFTPKMIGYFQLGLLCLMIFLYVGFRMYYARKYGDWETDEE, encoded by the coding sequence ATGAAAAAAAATACATTCTATCTCCTGATCGGATGCATCTCCCTCATCCTTTTGGCCGTTTTCTGGTACTCCGTGGAGATCCATAATCCTTTCATCATCGAAGCTGCGTTTATCATAGCGGTTGCGCTCGCGTATCTGATCCGGAGAAGGGTCGTTGATATGAGCGAGGATGAACGCAGTGCAAAGATCACCGAACAGGCCGTGCTGCGGACGTTCCAGATCTTCTGGGTCGGGTTTTGTGCGATCTCGATCCTGGCGGTCATGGAGCTCCTGTATGTTCCGGAATTCTCAAAGGAACGTTTCATCGGGCGCTCGATGGGACTCTTCACCCCGAAGATGATCGGATATTTCCAGCTGGGGCTTCTCTGTCTGATGATCTTCCTCTATGTCGGGTTCCGGATGTACTATGCCCGGAAATACGGGGACTGGGAAACCGATGAAGAATAA
- a CDS encoding P-II family nitrogen regulator, which produces MKQIIAILREEQVENTKQSLLAIGIMGVTFLYVTGRGQQKGRVSARELGTSLTRNMRMQLVNAPSWNGAPDAGAGITGSAGHPDTEFSFGFLPKRMLIIVAYDEDVSRIVQAIVDANQTGRHGDGRIFICPMISAMRVRTGELGDLALS; this is translated from the coding sequence ATGAAGCAAATTATCGCCATCCTCCGGGAGGAACAGGTTGAGAATACCAAACAGTCCCTGCTCGCCATAGGAATTATGGGAGTAACCTTCCTGTATGTCACCGGCCGAGGCCAGCAAAAGGGGAGAGTCAGCGCACGGGAGCTGGGTACCTCATTAACCAGAAATATGAGGATGCAGCTCGTAAACGCCCCTTCCTGGAATGGCGCACCGGATGCCGGAGCCGGAATAACCGGGTCTGCAGGTCACCCGGATACTGAGTTCTCATTCGGGTTTTTACCAAAACGGATGCTCATCATCGTTGCGTACGATGAAGATGTCAGCCGGATCGTTCAGGCAATCGTGGATGCCAACCAGACAGGCCGCCATGGCGACGGGAGGATCTTCATCTGCCCGATGATCAGTGCCATGCGGGTCAGAACCGGGGAACTGGGCGATCTGGCCCTGTCATGA
- a CDS encoding LEA type 2 family protein, with amino-acid sequence MIWLSLVSAGTAHSGCGLFVRDPKIDVKDVVLTSLSLDSLSLGVKLSVVNPNLIGVTIKTLSFNVFYQDGDNWTYLTCGSEKEITVKKGENEITIPVTLNNLKLMSALVFIVAKGKITLRVKGTATLNLLGLSPKIPFVHVTTIPLKLPGS; translated from the coding sequence GTGATCTGGCTTTCCCTCGTATCTGCGGGAACAGCGCACTCCGGCTGCGGGCTTTTTGTCAGGGATCCGAAGATCGATGTGAAAGATGTCGTGCTCACATCGCTGTCCCTGGATTCGCTCTCGCTTGGTGTCAAGCTCTCGGTGGTGAACCCGAACCTGATCGGGGTAACGATCAAGACCCTCAGTTTCAATGTCTTCTACCAGGATGGCGACAACTGGACGTACTTAACCTGCGGGAGTGAGAAAGAGATTACCGTGAAAAAAGGAGAGAACGAGATCACCATCCCGGTGACCCTCAACAACCTGAAACTGATGAGCGCTCTTGTGTTCATCGTGGCAAAAGGTAAGATCACCCTCCGGGTCAAAGGCACGGCCACGCTGAACCTGCTCGGCCTCTCCCCGAAAATTCCCTTCGTGCATGTCACAACAATTCCCCTGAAACTTCCCGGATCGTAA
- a CDS encoding CBS domain-containing protein → MTPNPLVFSEKTAISKIEEIFKKKYYWSVYIGSSEKYVGIITRKDLEIRGRNKNPSTPASTIMSNHVYTIDLEEDVKNAITIINDKKINGLAVTKEGKPCGIITRYDIRKKYLKSISPLDSIDKDNTGDYLIKHEKDNDATYLKSSKLVNIDDLEVLIKNYEEFERVLNKTEYERYLGELESELDRLYFKRSILKSLSGFSVMNISIETLDKKILILDSDLIEAKRPNFINDEIRNEFISLFKKIVLRKNESHRKEEIEKLNILILNNVVLIWNRSTKYRLKKYKSKIEQGRKYLAQMKDSQIKYENLERELDKNNDENDPKIKIEKIEEIYDKIPNCIHEADIAIEDSKWLRNLTYSGFILGIFAIILAFVMYYHLI, encoded by the coding sequence ATGACTCCCAATCCTTTAGTTTTTTCTGAAAAAACTGCGATTTCTAAAATTGAAGAAATTTTTAAGAAAAAATACTATTGGAGCGTTTACATTGGGAGTTCAGAAAAATATGTGGGTATAATCACAAGAAAAGATCTTGAAATTCGAGGTCGTAATAAAAATCCCTCAACGCCGGCGTCTACGATAATGTCAAATCATGTATATACAATTGATCTTGAAGAGGACGTAAAAAATGCTATAACAATAATAAATGATAAAAAAATAAATGGGCTTGCAGTAACAAAAGAGGGTAAACCGTGTGGAATTATCACGCGTTATGATATTCGAAAAAAATATTTGAAATCTATCTCCCCTTTGGATAGTATTGATAAAGATAATACCGGGGATTATTTAATAAAACATGAAAAAGACAACGATGCAACATATTTAAAGTCATCAAAGTTGGTAAATATCGATGATTTGGAAGTTCTCATAAAAAATTATGAGGAATTCGAAAGAGTTTTGAATAAAACTGAGTATGAAAGATATCTTGGGGAATTGGAATCTGAATTAGATAGACTATACTTTAAAAGATCAATTTTGAAATCTTTGAGTGGATTCTCCGTAATGAATATTTCAATAGAGACACTTGATAAGAAAATATTAATTCTCGATTCTGATTTAATTGAAGCAAAAAGACCAAATTTCATAAATGATGAAATACGAAATGAATTCATTTCATTATTTAAAAAAATTGTTTTAAGAAAAAATGAATCCCATCGGAAAGAGGAAATTGAGAAATTAAACATACTAATACTAAATAACGTTGTTTTAATTTGGAATCGATCAACAAAATACCGATTAAAGAAATATAAATCTAAAATCGAACAAGGAAGAAAATATCTTGCTCAAATGAAAGATTCCCAAATAAAATATGAAAATCTTGAGAGGGAATTGGATAAGAATAATGATGAAAATGATCCTAAAATAAAAATCGAAAAAATTGAGGAGATATACGATAAAATACCTAATTGTATCCACGAAGCAGATATTGCAATTGAAGATTCAAAGTGGTTAAGAAATCTAACATATTCGGGGTTTATTTTGGGGATTTTTGCTATTATTTTGGCATTTGTGATGTATTATCATTTAATATAA
- a CDS encoding 2'-5' RNA ligase family protein, translating into MTHYLIDIRLMGSVKNQIRQLGDHLTEKFSLGNKLVVPHITLAGPFSCEDEEKLVGDFTAVCRHQKKIPKYEVGGYGFFSDTRVVYVTITPDNTLRQFRYDLATAIAPYCSLRRYDLDSAGDFSFHATLAMKLDWLTFHRIKWYFRNQEPVIHRHHPIRATLLRNSKILCEYDFIQERMLTRAQAMSRATLMRDLDILRTWDDGSWERE; encoded by the coding sequence ATGACACACTATCTGATCGATATCCGCCTCATGGGCTCCGTGAAGAACCAGATCCGGCAGCTGGGCGATCATCTGACTGAGAAATTCAGCCTCGGGAACAAACTGGTTGTCCCGCATATCACGCTTGCCGGCCCGTTCTCCTGCGAGGATGAAGAAAAACTCGTTGGGGACTTTACCGCAGTCTGCAGACACCAGAAAAAGATCCCGAAATACGAGGTCGGGGGCTATGGATTTTTTAGCGATACCCGGGTGGTGTATGTCACGATCACTCCCGACAATACTCTGCGGCAGTTCCGGTACGATCTCGCAACAGCGATCGCCCCGTACTGCTCGCTGCGGAGATATGACCTGGACTCTGCCGGGGATTTTTCGTTTCACGCAACGCTTGCGATGAAACTGGACTGGCTCACCTTCCACCGGATAAAATGGTATTTCCGGAACCAGGAACCGGTCATTCACCGGCACCACCCGATCCGGGCAACCCTGCTCCGGAATTCAAAAATTCTCTGCGAGTATGATTTTATCCAGGAACGGATGCTGACCCGGGCCCAGGCGATGAGCAGGGCAACGCTGATGCGGGACCTGGATATTCTCAGAACCTGGGATGACGGGAGCTGGGAACGGGAGTGA
- a CDS encoding helix-turn-helix transcriptional regulator — MKNKIKVFRAMHDLTQEDLAQATGVTRQTILAIENRKYVPSLDLAFRISRYFNVNIEEVFSYEEEPETADID, encoded by the coding sequence ATGAAGAATAAGATCAAGGTTTTCCGGGCAATGCACGATCTCACCCAGGAAGACCTGGCACAGGCAACCGGTGTCACCCGGCAGACCATTCTTGCCATTGAAAACAGAAAGTACGTCCCCTCGCTCGACCTTGCGTTCAGGATCTCCCGGTATTTCAACGTGAATATCGAAGAAGTGTTCAGTTATGAGGAAGAGCCCGAAACGGCAGATATCGATTGA
- a CDS encoding P-II family nitrogen regulator yields the protein MKMIWAVIRPESAQKVITALDTAGIGGMTRLHVTGHGREMGIALGTVRYTEIPKEMLMLVVPDNEVARAVTIIRSEAKTAAKSTLAEGTIGDGKIFVTFVDDSFPIRTAGKTGGA from the coding sequence ATGAAGATGATATGGGCGGTCATCCGACCCGAGTCGGCGCAAAAGGTGATAACCGCTCTCGATACCGCCGGGATCGGGGGCATGACCCGGCTCCACGTAACAGGGCACGGCAGGGAGATGGGAATTGCCCTTGGAACAGTCCGTTATACGGAAATTCCCAAGGAGATGCTGATGCTCGTTGTTCCGGACAATGAAGTAGCAAGAGCGGTGACGATCATCCGGTCGGAAGCAAAAACCGCAGCGAAGAGTACACTCGCTGAAGGCACAATCGGCGACGGAAAGATCTTCGTTACCTTTGTTGATGATTCATTCCCGATTCGTACCGCGGGAAAAACCGGCGGAGCATGA
- a CDS encoding P-II family nitrogen regulator, with protein sequence MKLVKTIIKPERFEFVKKALEDNGFNGMTITEVKGRGEQKGISLEYRGGLMTVDLLPKIQIELVIKEKDVDTVVSIISESARTGKIGDGKIFVIPVEKSIRIRTGETEV encoded by the coding sequence ATGAAACTGGTTAAAACCATCATTAAACCGGAACGATTTGAGTTTGTTAAAAAAGCACTGGAGGACAACGGATTCAACGGCATGACTATCACCGAGGTCAAAGGACGCGGTGAACAGAAAGGCATCTCCCTGGAATACCGGGGAGGCCTGATGACTGTTGATCTTCTACCCAAGATCCAGATCGAGCTCGTGATCAAGGAAAAGGATGTTGACACCGTTGTCAGTATCATTTCCGAATCCGCAAGGACCGGGAAGATTGGCGATGGAAAGATCTTCGTCATCCCTGTTGAAAAGTCAATCCGCATCCGCACGGGAGAAACGGAGGTGTAA
- the glnA gene encoding type I glutamate--ammonia ligase, whose amino-acid sequence MTKEQISGVHALIKKKNIQIVDLKFNDLPGLWQHFSIPASELNGSSDPKSGIWSDGIGFDGSSIRGFQKIQESDMLLYLDTSTAVVDPVCEVPTLSIICDVFDPLTKQAYTRDPRFIAHKAEEYLKSTGIADESFWGPEYEFFLFNDVRYSQTVNQGFYSVDSMEGSWNSGRDEQPNLGYKPRYKEGYFPVPPHDSLQDIRSQMILRMIETGIPVEVHHHEVATAGQNEIDMRYGSLVKMADHCMMYKYIVKNMAREFGMVATFMPKPLFGDNGSGMHTHQSLWKEGKNLFFDAKGYGMISQTAKYYIGGLLKHANALMAFCAPSTNSYKRLVPGYEAPVNLVYSLRNRSAAVRIPMYSENPKSKRIEFRPPDPMCNPYLSFSALLMAGIDGVKKKIDPGQPFEGNTYELEGKAAKKLPTVPGSLEQAIDALEADHKFLLEGGVFTQDVIDVWIEYKRSEIDAVRLRPHPWEFHLYFDM is encoded by the coding sequence ATGACAAAAGAACAGATAAGTGGTGTTCACGCTCTTATCAAAAAGAAGAATATCCAGATTGTCGACTTAAAATTCAATGATCTTCCTGGCCTCTGGCAGCATTTCTCAATCCCGGCATCTGAACTGAATGGTTCTTCGGATCCGAAGTCCGGGATCTGGTCGGATGGGATTGGATTCGACGGCTCATCCATACGAGGATTCCAGAAGATCCAGGAGTCCGACATGCTCCTTTATCTGGACACCTCCACAGCAGTTGTCGATCCGGTCTGTGAAGTTCCCACGCTCTCGATCATCTGTGATGTCTTTGATCCTCTCACCAAACAGGCATACACCCGTGACCCCCGGTTTATTGCCCACAAGGCGGAGGAATACCTCAAGTCAACCGGTATTGCAGATGAAAGTTTCTGGGGGCCGGAGTACGAGTTCTTCCTGTTTAATGATGTACGATACTCTCAGACGGTCAACCAGGGTTTCTATTCTGTAGATTCGATGGAGGGCAGCTGGAATTCCGGCCGGGACGAGCAGCCGAATCTTGGGTATAAGCCGCGCTACAAAGAAGGATATTTCCCGGTACCTCCGCATGACTCGCTCCAGGACATACGGAGTCAGATGATCCTCAGAATGATCGAGACCGGTATTCCTGTCGAGGTGCATCACCACGAAGTTGCGACTGCAGGACAAAACGAGATCGATATGCGTTATGGATCTCTTGTCAAGATGGCAGATCACTGCATGATGTACAAGTATATTGTGAAGAATATGGCCCGGGAGTTCGGCATGGTTGCGACATTTATGCCCAAGCCTCTCTTTGGAGATAACGGATCCGGTATGCACACACACCAGTCCCTGTGGAAGGAGGGAAAAAATCTCTTCTTTGACGCCAAGGGATATGGCATGATAAGCCAGACCGCAAAGTACTATATCGGCGGGCTCCTCAAGCACGCAAATGCACTCATGGCATTCTGCGCACCTTCAACCAACTCGTATAAGCGGCTCGTGCCCGGCTACGAAGCTCCGGTCAACCTTGTCTACTCGCTCCGGAACCGCTCTGCGGCAGTCAGGATTCCGATGTATTCAGAGAATCCCAAATCGAAACGGATCGAGTTCAGGCCCCCGGACCCGATGTGCAACCCGTATCTCTCTTTTTCGGCCCTGCTGATGGCAGGTATCGATGGGGTTAAGAAAAAAATCGATCCCGGGCAGCCGTTTGAAGGCAATACGTACGAACTCGAAGGAAAGGCGGCAAAAAAGCTCCCGACCGTTCCCGGTTCCCTGGAGCAGGCGATCGATGCACTCGAAGCGGATCACAAGTTCCTGCTTGAAGGCGGTGTCTTCACCCAGGATGTCATCGATGTCTGGATCGAGTACAAACGTTCGGAGATCGATGCGGTAAGGCTCCGGCCCCACCCGTGGGAGTTCCACCTGTATTTCGATATGTGA
- a CDS encoding PKD domain-containing protein: MQLSPRGNELSACISRRNISAHVFFTLCLMLFFIAVIILPAGADDAVTVTATTVPVTSATTAVVTTAATTEPITAATTVPVTPATTAPATTTTTIATTTATTVPVTTDTTTATVMTVTTEPTTTATTEPITTTTTALPLPVAGFYGSPVSGNPSLVVQFTDTSTNTPTSWSWDFGDGNTSTIQNPSNTYATAGNYTVSLTVTNAAGSNTDTQTGYITVNGVTVAPVASFSVSGTSGSAPFTVQFTDTSANSPSAWSWDFGDGSSSTEQNPSHSYTTPGTFSVSLTATNSAGSNQVKQSDYITVNPAPVAVATFAATATPTPVPTFPSVSFSGTPTSGAAPLNVQFEVSTSGTPTSWSWDFGDGGTSTQRDPSYTYVIPGTYTVILTAKYPYGNKPITKTSYITVTEGSHSPGSPLPPFIPLGAIGIAGIIIVAGRKPQ, from the coding sequence ATGCAACTCAGTCCCCGCGGCAATGAGCTGTCGGCCTGCATCTCCCGCAGGAATATCTCCGCTCACGTATTTTTCACTCTCTGCCTAATGCTCTTTTTTATTGCAGTCATCATCCTGCCGGCAGGTGCGGATGATGCGGTCACGGTAACTGCAACCACCGTACCGGTAACTTCTGCAACTACTGCGGTAGTAACAACTGCTGCTACTACTGAACCCATAACCGCGGCGACCACGGTACCGGTAACCCCCGCAACTACTGCCCCGGCAACCACAACTACAACGATAGCCACGACAACTGCAACAACGGTTCCGGTAACTACGGACACCACGACCGCTACCGTGATGACAGTCACCACAGAACCAACAACTACTGCAACAACCGAACCGATAACAACAACCACAACCGCACTGCCGCTGCCCGTTGCGGGATTTTATGGCAGTCCGGTCTCCGGTAATCCATCCCTCGTTGTTCAGTTCACGGATACTTCTACCAATACCCCCACGTCGTGGTCATGGGATTTCGGTGACGGGAATACCAGCACGATCCAGAATCCTTCCAACACGTATGCAACCGCGGGGAATTACACCGTCTCCCTTACCGTGACCAATGCGGCGGGCAGCAACACCGACACCCAGACCGGTTACATCACGGTAAATGGTGTCACGGTTGCACCGGTTGCCTCGTTCTCGGTATCCGGCACCTCCGGTTCTGCACCGTTCACGGTTCAGTTCACTGACACGTCTGCAAATTCACCTTCCGCCTGGTCCTGGGATTTTGGCGATGGAAGTTCCAGCACCGAACAAAATCCATCCCATAGTTACACAACTCCCGGTACCTTTTCGGTCTCGCTCACGGCAACGAACTCAGCCGGGAGCAATCAGGTAAAACAATCGGATTATATTACGGTGAACCCGGCACCGGTTGCTGTGGCAACATTTGCAGCAACCGCAACGCCCACACCGGTACCCACATTCCCGTCAGTCTCTTTCAGCGGGACCCCCACATCCGGAGCTGCGCCGCTCAATGTTCAGTTCGAAGTGTCAACGTCCGGGACCCCCACGTCCTGGTCGTGGGATTTCGGCGATGGCGGTACCAGCACACAACGCGATCCCTCGTATACGTATGTGATTCCCGGCACCTACACGGTTATCCTGACCGCGAAGTATCCGTATGGCAACAAACCGATCACAAAGACCTCCTACATCACCGTGACCGAAGGCTCGCATTCCCCCGGCTCCCCGCTCCCGCCCTTTATCCCCCTGGGTGCCATCGGGATTGCCGGCATTATCATCGTGGCAGGCAGGAAACCGCAATGA
- a CDS encoding DUF308 domain-containing protein, translated as MADVVPSVVPDITDAKLFPWWLLLVWGVLTLLIGCMLLATPGMTTVLLITLMGAYWLVGGLFALCSLAVDRTNMGWKIFLAIINIIAGIVILCYPLYSTVFVLSFFVIFVGFWAIFIGAAHLFQGFSAKDAGNAVLGIISIIFGLLLLCMPLIVAALLPFIAGAFGIVMGIIAIAYSFTVKKAQAAA; from the coding sequence ATGGCTGACGTAGTTCCTTCTGTTGTCCCGGATATAACGGACGCAAAACTCTTTCCCTGGTGGCTGCTCCTCGTCTGGGGTGTCCTGACTCTTCTCATCGGGTGCATGCTGCTTGCAACTCCCGGTATGACAACGGTACTGTTGATCACGCTTATGGGAGCGTACTGGCTTGTGGGCGGGCTGTTTGCTCTCTGCAGTCTTGCAGTCGACCGCACGAACATGGGATGGAAGATCTTCCTTGCGATCATCAACATAATCGCCGGTATCGTGATCCTCTGTTACCCGCTGTACAGCACCGTCTTCGTGCTCTCGTTCTTCGTCATCTTCGTCGGGTTCTGGGCCATCTTCATCGGGGCTGCTCACCTGTTCCAGGGCTTTTCTGCAAAGGATGCGGGAAACGCTGTGCTCGGGATAATCAGCATCATCTTCGGTCTTCTTCTGCTCTGCATGCCGCTCATTGTCGCCGCACTCCTGCCGTTCATTGCCGGTGCGTTTGGCATTGTCATGGGTATCATCGCGATTGCTTACTCCTTCACGGTGAAAAAGGCCCAGGCCGCTGCATAA